Proteins encoded together in one Leptolyngbyaceae cyanobacterium window:
- a CDS encoding tetratricopeptide repeat protein: protein MSEILSLEAEFFYHQGLRLNETRKYEEAIANFDSALKFQPDHHNALCQRGLALGNLGRHEEALISFDRAVAIKRDTAWIWHNRGIALGKLGKYEEAINSFDQALEFNPDAANTWHNRGITLSDMGNYEKALICFDKTVQLQPHAYWAWYNRGIALGKLQRFSEALNSFDRSIEFKPDGFNAWYNRGVTLRDWGNYEKALASFDRVLELKPDYNQAWYNKGVALWKLGRYEEAIAAFDKTFEFQPNDFWAWYNRGLALRQVGRLEEAIASYDKALQFKPDEHRAWYNKACCYSQQGNIEMAIESLQKAIDLHPEQYREMAQKELDFEHLREDQRFLALITNGE, encoded by the coding sequence ATGAGCGAAATTCTTAGTTTAGAAGCGGAATTTTTTTACCATCAGGGATTACGACTGAACGAAACTAGAAAATATGAAGAAGCGATCGCTAATTTCGACTCAGCCCTAAAATTTCAACCCGATCACCATAATGCCTTATGTCAGCGCGGTTTGGCACTAGGAAATTTAGGTCGCCACGAAGAAGCACTGATCAGTTTCGACCGAGCGGTGGCGATTAAGCGCGATACTGCCTGGATTTGGCACAATCGAGGGATCGCACTCGGTAAATTGGGCAAGTATGAAGAAGCAATTAACAGCTTCGACCAAGCCCTTGAATTTAACCCGGATGCCGCTAATACTTGGCACAATCGAGGCATTACCCTCAGTGACATGGGCAACTACGAAAAAGCCCTGATCTGTTTTGACAAAACCGTTCAATTGCAGCCTCATGCTTATTGGGCATGGTACAACAGAGGCATTGCCCTCGGCAAGCTACAACGCTTCTCAGAAGCGCTCAATAGTTTCGATCGCTCGATCGAGTTTAAGCCCGATGGCTTTAACGCTTGGTACAACCGAGGCGTTACCCTACGGGACTGGGGAAATTATGAAAAAGCACTGGCTAGTTTCGATCGCGTTCTGGAATTAAAGCCAGATTACAATCAAGCTTGGTACAACAAAGGAGTAGCTTTGTGGAAGTTAGGTCGCTACGAGGAAGCGATCGCCGCTTTTGACAAAACTTTTGAATTTCAACCCAACGACTTTTGGGCTTGGTATAATAGAGGATTAGCTTTAAGACAAGTAGGTCGTTTAGAAGAAGCGATCGCCAGTTACGACAAAGCTCTGCAATTTAAACCTGACGAACATAGAGCTTGGTACAACAAAGCTTGTTGTTATTCTCAACAAGGCAATATTGAGATGGCGATTGAAAGTTTGCAAAAAGCAATTGACTTACATCCCGAACAATATCGAGAAATGGCCCAAAAAGAATTGGACTTCGAGCATCTTCGCGAGGATCAACGATTTCTGGCTTTAATCACTAATGGTGAATAG
- a CDS encoding aspartate ammonia-lyase, producing MSELSNAAYRIEKDSMGERQIPADVYYGIQTLRATENFPISGIKPLPTYVDACVLIKKAAAIANGELGCIPKDISEAIVQAADEVLAGKLRDQFVVDVYQAGAGTSHHMNVNEVLANRALEILGDEKGNYQRVSPNDRVNYGQSTNDVIPTAIRIGGLLALERTLFPALSDAIAALDNKAEEFKDIVKSGRTHLQDAVPVRLGENFRAWAQILTEHTIRIETASGDLTLLGLGGSAAGTGLNTHPQYRFRVAEILGQLIEKPLRPAPHMMAAMQSMAPFVNVSGALRNLAQDCVKISHDLRLMDSGPKTGFKEIQLPPVQPGSSIMPGKYNPVMAEMISMVCFQVMGYDSAIALAAQAGQLELNVMMPLIAYNLIQSIEILGNALAALTNQCLVGITANTQRCRDYAEGSLALVTALNTHIGYLNAAAVAKESLEIGKSLRQIVLEKNLMSEEELAKVLDLEKMSQMPSE from the coding sequence ATGAGCGAATTATCAAACGCAGCTTACCGGATAGAAAAGGATTCAATGGGAGAACGGCAAATTCCTGCCGACGTTTATTATGGAATCCAGACATTAAGGGCGACGGAAAATTTCCCCATTAGCGGAATAAAGCCTTTACCCACTTATGTGGATGCTTGCGTGTTAATTAAGAAGGCGGCGGCGATCGCGAATGGGGAATTAGGCTGCATACCCAAGGATATCTCTGAGGCGATCGTACAAGCAGCTGATGAAGTTTTGGCAGGAAAGTTGCGGGATCAGTTTGTGGTGGACGTTTACCAAGCTGGTGCAGGAACTTCCCACCACATGAATGTCAATGAAGTGCTGGCAAATCGGGCGCTGGAAATTTTAGGAGACGAGAAAGGTAATTACCAGCGAGTTAGTCCTAACGATCGCGTTAATTACGGACAATCGACAAATGATGTAATCCCGACGGCGATTCGGATTGGTGGATTGTTGGCTTTAGAAAGAACTTTATTTCCCGCTTTGTCAGATGCGATCGCGGCTTTAGATAACAAAGCCGAAGAATTCAAAGATATCGTTAAATCGGGTAGAACTCACCTTCAGGATGCCGTACCGGTGCGACTGGGAGAAAACTTCCGCGCTTGGGCGCAAATCCTCACCGAACATACGATTAGAATTGAAACTGCTTCCGGGGATCTCACTTTACTCGGTTTAGGCGGTAGTGCGGCGGGAACCGGATTAAATACTCATCCCCAGTACCGTTTTCGGGTAGCAGAAATTTTGGGACAGTTAATTGAAAAACCTTTACGTCCCGCACCTCACATGATGGCGGCAATGCAAAGTATGGCCCCATTTGTCAACGTTTCCGGTGCTTTGCGGAATTTGGCCCAAGATTGCGTGAAAATTTCCCATGATTTACGGTTGATGGACTCTGGGCCAAAAACTGGCTTTAAGGAAATTCAACTACCCCCAGTTCAACCGGGTTCTTCGATTATGCCCGGTAAGTACAATCCGGTGATGGCAGAGATGATATCGATGGTTTGTTTTCAGGTGATGGGGTACGATTCTGCGATCGCTCTCGCTGCCCAAGCGGGACAATTAGAATTAAACGTGATGATGCCCTTAATTGCCTACAACTTAATTCAAAGTATTGAAATTCTCGGCAATGCTTTAGCCGCTTTAACTAATCAGTGTTTGGTAGGAATTACCGCTAATACTCAGCGTTGCAGAGATTACGCCGAAGGAAGTTTAGCTTTAGTAACCGCACTCAACACTCATATCGGTTATCTCAATGCCGCAGCCGTTGCAAAAGAATCTCTAGAAATTGGCAAATCTTTACGTCAGATTGTATTAGAAAAAAATCTAATGAGTGAAGAAGAGTTAGCCAAAGTTTTAGATTTAGAAAAAATGAGCCAAATGCCCAGCGAATAG
- a CDS encoding GAF domain-containing protein gives MVFSTKPEPLMSEQPDSTYSYKVGGHLPLDSPTYVVRQADDELYQGLKAGEFCYVLNSRQMGKTSLRVRTMHRLQAEGIACAAIDLNKIGSQDITPDQWYAGLMRRLVTCFQLQINLRSWLRDREFISPVQRLSEFIEQVLLECVSQKIVIFIDEIDSTLSLSFRNDDFFAFIRSCNEYDRLTFALLGVATPSDLIQDKTCTPFNIGRAIELHGFKFAEAQPLAQGLAGKVSNPQAVLDAILAWTGGQPFLTQKICNLIYNSKSLGLSGSEVEWVENLIQTQIIENWEAQDEPAHLKTIRDRLLRIGQNTKPLLKIYQEILLRGEIPADESREQMELRLSGVVVKQAGKLKVYNRIYAAVFNSFWLHKALATLQPDFKHLVAEQEQKLLSLLEAKEGKDFDDVLYEILGSITLKMGELLSVDRINIFFIDKEKNELWSIVAQTADGSPTKIQILANNQTAGRVTIYKKAVNIPAHLSENWYSFVAQEQDRISAYKIYNEFTLPLANAQSDLFAFIQLVNKVKQPNNTAVPFIERVDKQGFTETDKQQLAEYAPELQRILQGCHYCYKLTQRLQASEALTEATRLVSLGSLDAEGIITRVMEAAKKLMNADRTTLWLLNEERSKLWTKITKEDGSVIPLELQIGQGFAGKVAATGQPVNIAFDLYDHPESETAKQTDRKTSYRTCSLLCMPVFNPDGELLGVTQLINKRKQGDFPEYDPNDWPEAPECFQDSFDANSQKYMQIFNSQVGVALQHAREFAEVKRRAESQPQNVVSQTLAMLTQVMDGQGFDDILDSTLRSITLKMGKSMSADRTTIFLLDEERNEFWSIIAESEGNESLEIRVPANKGIVGEVAARKQTVNIPYDFYDDPRSITAKEQDKKNGYRTYTMLTLPLLNEQGNLVAVVQLINKLKIFYESSASLAERIDPQGFTQADEERFAENASLIQMILESFRTYHKTTRGQRVAAALMAATRSVSQSSLELDEILKRVMDAAKELMNADRSTLWLVDREAKQLWTKISFQDGTERELRLQIGQGYAGKVADTGEIVNIPFDLYDYPGSDTAKKTDRTTGYRTCSLLCMPICNPDGDLIGVTQLVNKKIPGELADFHPIYGVEVPLCFQTSFDENDQKYMQVFNNQVGVILQNAELLAAVRRQEQTLRDNLSLPSAQK, from the coding sequence ATGGTGTTTTCTACAAAACCAGAACCATTAATGAGCGAACAGCCAGACTCGACTTATAGTTACAAAGTGGGGGGACATTTACCCTTAGATTCCCCCACTTATGTAGTGCGACAAGCTGATGACGAACTTTATCAAGGGTTAAAAGCAGGGGAATTTTGTTACGTACTCAATTCCCGCCAGATGGGAAAAACTAGCCTGCGCGTGCGAACGATGCACCGCTTGCAAGCAGAAGGAATTGCTTGCGCGGCGATCGATTTAAACAAAATCGGTAGCCAAGATATCACGCCGGATCAGTGGTATGCAGGATTGATGAGACGGCTGGTAACTTGTTTTCAGCTACAAATAAATTTGCGATCGTGGTTGCGCGATCGCGAATTCATTTCCCCCGTACAAAGATTGAGTGAATTTATCGAACAAGTATTGCTAGAATGCGTCAGTCAAAAAATAGTTATTTTTATCGATGAAATTGATAGTACTCTCAGTTTATCCTTTCGTAACGATGATTTTTTTGCATTTATTCGCTCGTGCAACGAATACGATCGCCTCACTTTTGCCTTACTAGGAGTGGCAACTCCCTCCGATTTAATCCAAGATAAAACCTGCACTCCCTTTAATATCGGTCGCGCGATCGAATTACACGGTTTTAAATTCGCGGAAGCCCAACCACTCGCCCAAGGATTAGCCGGAAAAGTTAGTAATCCCCAAGCAGTTTTAGACGCGATTTTAGCCTGGACTGGAGGGCAACCATTTCTCACGCAAAAAATTTGTAATTTAATATATAATTCTAAATCTTTAGGTCTCTCAGGTAGCGAAGTCGAGTGGGTAGAAAATCTAATCCAGACTCAAATCATTGAAAATTGGGAAGCGCAAGACGAACCCGCACACCTGAAAACAATTCGCGATCGCTTGCTCAGAATCGGACAAAACACCAAGCCACTACTAAAAATTTATCAAGAAATCTTACTAAGAGGCGAAATTCCTGCGGACGAAAGCCGGGAACAAATGGAATTGCGTCTTTCTGGAGTAGTAGTTAAACAGGCAGGTAAATTAAAAGTTTACAACCGGATTTACGCGGCAGTTTTTAACTCCTTTTGGCTGCATAAAGCATTGGCAACTTTGCAACCTGATTTCAAGCACTTAGTTGCCGAACAAGAACAAAAACTCCTTTCCTTGCTTGAAGCCAAAGAAGGAAAAGATTTTGATGACGTTCTCTATGAAATATTGGGTTCGATTACCCTGAAAATGGGCGAATTACTCAGCGTCGATCGCATCAATATCTTTTTCATAGATAAAGAAAAAAATGAACTTTGGTCGATCGTCGCTCAAACCGCAGATGGCAGTCCAACCAAAATTCAAATTCTTGCCAATAACCAAACCGCAGGCAGAGTTACGATTTATAAAAAAGCCGTCAATATTCCCGCTCATTTATCGGAAAACTGGTATTCTTTTGTTGCTCAAGAACAAGATAGAATTAGCGCTTATAAAATTTACAATGAATTTACCTTGCCTTTAGCAAATGCTCAATCAGATTTATTTGCTTTTATTCAATTAGTTAACAAAGTCAAGCAACCTAATAATACTGCCGTACCTTTTATAGAAAGAGTTGACAAACAAGGTTTTACCGAAACCGATAAACAACAATTAGCTGAATACGCACCGGAATTACAGAGAATTTTACAAGGATGCCATTATTGCTATAAATTAACTCAAAGATTGCAAGCTTCAGAAGCATTAACTGAAGCTACGCGGTTAGTTTCTCTGGGTAGCTTAGATGCGGAAGGAATTATCACGCGGGTGATGGAAGCTGCCAAAAAATTGATGAATGCCGATCGCACTACCTTATGGTTATTGAATGAAGAAAGAAGTAAATTATGGACAAAAATAACTAAAGAAGATGGTTCGGTAATTCCTTTAGAATTACAAATAGGACAAGGTTTTGCTGGCAAAGTAGCAGCTACGGGTCAACCTGTAAATATAGCTTTCGATTTGTACGACCATCCCGAATCTGAAACAGCCAAACAAACCGATCGCAAAACAAGTTATCGTACTTGTAGTTTACTCTGTATGCCGGTTTTTAATCCCGATGGGGAATTGCTGGGGGTTACCCAATTAATTAATAAAAGAAAACAGGGTGATTTTCCCGAATACGACCCCAATGATTGGCCAGAAGCACCTGAATGTTTTCAGGATAGCTTTGATGCTAATAGCCAAAAATATATGCAAATATTTAATTCTCAAGTGGGAGTCGCTTTGCAGCACGCTAGAGAATTTGCAGAAGTAAAAAGACGTGCCGAAAGTCAGCCGCAAAATGTGGTTAGCCAAACTTTGGCAATGCTGACTCAAGTGATGGACGGTCAAGGTTTTGATGATATTCTCGATAGTACTTTGCGTTCGATTACCCTGAAAATGGGTAAATCCATGAGTGCCGATCGCACGACCATTTTTCTATTAGATGAAGAGCGAAATGAATTTTGGTCAATTATTGCCGAATCAGAAGGCAACGAGTCTTTAGAAATTCGCGTACCTGCTAATAAAGGAATTGTTGGTGAAGTAGCTGCCCGCAAGCAAACTGTCAATATCCCTTATGATTTTTACGACGACCCTCGTTCGATTACTGCTAAAGAACAAGACAAAAAAAATGGTTATCGTACCTATACAATGTTAACTTTACCATTATTAAACGAACAAGGTAATTTAGTAGCTGTCGTCCAATTAATTAATAAATTAAAGATATTTTACGAATCATCTGCATCTTTAGCGGAAAGAATCGATCCGCAAGGATTTACTCAAGCAGATGAAGAAAGATTTGCGGAAAACGCATCTTTAATTCAAATGATTTTAGAAAGTTTCCGTACTTATCATAAAACAACTAGAGGGCAACGAGTAGCAGCAGCTTTGATGGCAGCAACTCGATCGGTAAGTCAAAGTAGCTTAGAATTAGATGAAATTCTCAAGCGGGTAATGGATGCCGCCAAAGAATTAATGAATGCCGATCGCAGTACGCTTTGGTTAGTCGATCGCGAAGCCAAACAACTATGGACGAAAATCTCCTTTCAAGATGGTACGGAAAGAGAATTACGCTTGCAAATAGGACAGGGTTATGCGGGTAAAGTTGCCGACACTGGTGAAATAGTTAATATTCCTTTCGATTTATACGATTACCCAGGTTCGGATACTGCTAAAAAGACCGATCGAACAACTGGATATCGCACCTGTAGTTTACTTTGTATGCCAATTTGCAATCCCGATGGCGATCTGATCGGTGTTACTCAATTAGTTAATAAAAAAATACCTGGTGAGTTGGCAGATTTTCACCCCATTTATGGCGTTGAAGTACCACTTTGTTTTCAAACCAGTTTTGATGAGAACGATCAGAAATATATGCAAGTGTTTAATAATCAAGTAGGGGTGATTCTGCAAAATGCGGAATTATTGGCAGCAGTGAGGAGACAAGAACAAACTCTTAGAGATAATTTGAGTTTGCCATCTGCTCAGAAGTAA